The Pseudomonas fluorescens genome includes a window with the following:
- a CDS encoding DNA polymerase III subunit chi, producing MTKVDFYILPSAAPSARLDFACKLVEKAWRMGHRIYLHCSDAAQREDLDARLWAFKGESFVPHGPAESEPEGVIVLGLGDDCGQHQDLLVNLDLKVPAFAQRFARVAEVVVEDPAIRQAARESFRFYREQGYPLQDHRLQRL from the coding sequence ATGACCAAAGTCGATTTCTATATCCTGCCCAGCGCCGCCCCGTCGGCGCGGCTGGATTTCGCCTGCAAGCTCGTTGAAAAAGCCTGGCGCATGGGGCACCGCATCTACCTGCATTGCAGCGATGCCGCCCAGCGCGAGGACCTGGACGCACGCCTGTGGGCTTTCAAGGGCGAGAGCTTCGTGCCCCACGGCCCGGCCGAAAGCGAACCCGAGGGGGTGATCGTGCTGGGACTGGGGGACGACTGCGGCCAGCACCAGGACCTGCTGGTCAACCTCGACCTGAAAGTTCCGGCCTTTGCCCAGCGCTTCGCCCGTGTGGCGGAAGTGGTGGTCGAAGACCCGGCCATCCGACAAGCCGCGCGGGAGAGTTTCCGTTTCTACCGCGAACAGGGCTATCCTCTGCAAGACCACCGTTTACAGCGACTCTGA